The stretch of DNA GACGAAATAGAAAATTAAGAATTCTTATAAAACAAAAAAGAGCTACAATTTTCTTGTAGCCCTAAACAATCAATTATGAGTAGATTACTTATTATCTAAGATAAATCTTCAACTGAGGATTCTGAAGCATTCTTCTTTACTGAAGCAATTCCATTCTCCATAGCACTTGTAGATGAATACATTTCACTGGTTCCTATAACCTGTCCATTTGTAGCTTTTAAGTTAAAATAAGGGCTTCCTCCTTTAGATTCTAAACGGTCATATCTTGAATCATCTTTTGAGTTTTTTCTAACAGATTCAATACCGTTAGTACAACCAGATTTTGCTGCATAACCTTCACTAGCTAGAATACTTTGGCCATTACCTGCTTTTAATCTAAATCTAAATTCTCCTCTTTTATCTTTGTAAATTTCAAATTTTGCCATCTTATTAGGTTTTTATAATATAAGTATAACAATAAGACACAAGACAAAATAAAAAGTCACATGTTATAGAAGAAAGATGTCAAAACAAAAAGCTCCGCTATCTTTCTCATAGAAAATCAGCAAAGCCTTTCACAATTTTTGAACTGAATTTAAATCTACTTTTATATAAATCGTATTCCATTTGCTTCAAATGTTCTTATAATATCACCTATGGGATTCGCTATTGTATGATATTGTCCACTATTGGATTGTCCGCCTCCCATGAGCATTCCTACGACTTCCATATCTTCATTAACAATCATAGACCCAGAGTCACCTGGTTGAGAAAATGGATTGTAAGGGTTATTAGATTGAATCCTAAGCTGATTATAATAGGTCATCGGGCCAAAATTCTGATAATTTATAACGCAAGTAAACGTATCGCTAACAACTTTACCAGATGTAAATTGAGTCGTTCTTCCATATTTTGCCACATCGTCTCCTGGAAAAGTAACATCGTGTCCTCTTGTATTACCAAGACCTTGAATCGTTTTACTTTCTGCATTTCTAATAGGGATTGTTGCTAGTGAAGCATCAATATTATGTGGCTGACCAATAAACCCCATGTAATATGAGCCTGCTAAAGATTCAGGGTAATGCCCTCCTAAAGGAAGCGCGGGTTGACTCATTGGGTCGCCTTGCTTGGTATGTGGCCCGGAAGCCAAAACATGCGTACTGCTTATTAGCATTTTTATTCCGAAATCTGTATCTAGCACTAACCCCAAGGTACCATAAATATCCCGATCAAAAGGACCAACAGAAACACCTCCAATTATAGGGTTCGCTATAGGATCAACAAGAACCTCTTTAATAGTTTGCGGGTTTGCTTTTTGAGTATGTACATAAGCAGAAAAATCACCTTCCCAAACATCTGTTTTTATACCTTGAATGGTTTTAGGAATCTCAAGTTTAGAAGGTACTTCATGTTTATTTTTTACAAATACAATTATAGCCAACTCATTAGATTTCACGCCTCCCTTGACTTTATAGTCTATATCAACAGCAGTAACTCCTTCTCTACTTAAAAGCTCATCTTCAACTTTTTTCTTTATTTGCTGAATATGTTTTTTATATGCGTACTCTTTAGTATCATTATTAAAGCGCACATAACTCTTACCTACTTCTTGTACCTTATTCCAAAATTGCTGTGCAATTTCATTGAATATTTCCTTTTTCTCTTTAAATATCTTTTCAAATTTGACTTTTTCTTCTTTTGTCAAATTTTTGTCGTCAATGCCAGTACAAACTCCTTTTACATAAAATATTTTTCCATTAGAAATACCTGTTTTTGAAAAATTAAGTGAAATATGAAACTTTTTAAATTCCCCATTTCCTTTATCGGTTGGAAAAATTGTGAAATGCGTATTGTATTCATCTTTTTCGTTAGGAGATCTATAGTAAGAATACGAATCACAGTAAATACTGTTCTTTGTTAAGTAAACACCATTATATCCTTTACTTTTATCAATGGATACTTTATGTTTTAAATTTCTACATTTCATGATTGTTTGATTTTAGAAGTTATGTATTATTCTTAAACTATTAATAGCTAATTAATTTTTGTGATTAAACAGAAAAAGCACCTAGATCTTCCAATGGATTCAATAAGTGCTTTTTTTAATTACTCTACATTAAGCATAAGATGTTGCTAAAGGATCAAAACATAATTTTGCTCCTTTACGCTCTGGGGATGTTGCATCTCCCATCCAATCGTCTACAGACTTTTTATCCAAGGCTGTTAGCTTATTAGCATAGGCTCTTATTAAATCTGGAAGAATTACATATTCAGTTCTATTCACTTCAAATTCCTGAAGATTAACTTCCGATTTACCTTTCACATATTTCATATGAAGTGTCGTATAATAAATAAAAATTCGTGGCTGAAGTGGATTAGACATATCTATAGTTGATTGCGAAAATATATTTTTCCAATCCTCTTTAGTCTCCTTACTAAATACAGATTTTGCCATGTTAGAGATACTTTCTTTCATGGCATTTTCGTCAGATTTGCTAATACCTTCATAAAGACTAACGATTTGATCAATTAACACATTGTAATTCTTAGATTCATACTTACTCTTGGTTTTCTCATTTTTAAAGAGTGCAAAAAATGGTGTTTTGTCCACTTCCTTTATATAATCTTGAAAATAGACCGCCAATTGCTCAGTCGATAAGCTTGTTGGATGAAAATCTGCGCGATCCTGTACATGACTCAATATACTTGCCACTGCTGTAGGTAGGTTTTGTGATTCAGTATAAATTGCTGATCCTTCTGAATCAGGATCACTAGTGTCACTGCCTAGCATATTGCCACGGGCAACTGCTTGTTTTTTACCTTCTGGTGCTTCGCGAAATCTAACATCTGGAGTTACATTAATCCATGATTCAACTAATTGTGTAATACTTGTGTTTTCCATAATACTTGTGTTTAAATAGTTAATAAAAAATGATTTATAATTAAAGTTTTGTGTTCTCATCAATTCCTTTGTACACTACTCACTTCAAAGCACAGTTTGGCATTTATTCTTTCTGGTGAAGTATATTCTAAAAGCCATTGATCAACCGACATTCTCATTAAAATTGACAACTTATCTGCATAAGCACTTATTAGATCAGGAAGTATAGCGTATTCTCGTTTGTTGACTTGGAACTCCTGAAGGCTTATTTCGAATTTGCCTTTAACATATTTCATATGTAATGTCGTATAGTAAATCAAAATTCTTGGAATTAAAGGATTTAACATATCGATAGTAGTCATCAAGAAAATAGCTTTTTGGTCATTAAGAGGGTTCCTTCCAAATACAGATTTTGCCATATCTGCAATACTTTTTCTCATCAAGTTTTCATCATGTTGGCTTAATACGCCATCATAAAGACTTATTATTTGATCTATTAATACATTATAGTTTTTAGAATCAAATTTGTCAGCAGTGGTTCCGCTCTTAGTTAATGCAAAAAATGGTGTTTTATCGATTTGCTTTAAATAATTTATAAAATCACCCTCCAATCGTTCACCAGACTGACTTTGAGGATGAAAATTTGCTCGATTCCCTACCTTATTTAAGATACTAGCTGTAGCTGTAGGTAAATTTTGTGGTTCAGAATACACTTTTGCTCCTTTGGAATCTGGATCACTTGTATCTGTCCCTAACATATTAGCACGAGCAATAACCTGAAAAGTATTGTTTTGTGGTTCGTTAATTTGAAAACTGGGAGAAACATGAATCCAAGATTCTACTAGTTGAGTAATATTTAGATTTTGCATAATAATTAATTATATGATTTACGTCTTTATAATTGGATTATTGAATTGTTTCAACTTGAAAACACAATTGATAATTCTTCTTTTCTGGTGATGTAGATTCTTTAATCCACTCATCAACAAGTTTTTTATCAATTGCAGCAAACTCCTTGGCATTGGCCTTTATGATGTCCGGTAGTACTGGAAACACATTTTTAACTATGGTATAACTTTGCTCGTTTATTTCGTCCTTTCCATCTTTATGTTTCATGTAGAAACTGGCATTATAAATTAATAAATATGGCTTTGCGGGGTCATTCATGTTTAAAGTGAACATTGAAAAAATGTAGTTACCTGTAGCCGTACCACCGGAACCAAATATAGATTTACCCATATTTGCGAGCGATGTTTTAAGTAGATCTAAATCTGTAGCAGGTAAACCGTCAAAAATGCTTACAACTTGATCGAGTAAGACATTATAATTTTTTGATGAAAAGGACTTGTTATAATTATTTGTTTGTATTGGTGCAAAAATTGGAAATTCAACTATTTGTTGCAACAGTAGACCGTACGCAGCAGCTAACTGCATAGGACTCTGTGTTGTAGGATGATAGTTTGCCTTATTTTGAATATGGTTAAGAATACTAGCCAATGCTGTTGGCAAATTTTGTGATTCTGAATATATCTGTTCTCCGTAAGATTTTGGATCGCTAGTGTTAGTTCCCAGCATATTAGCACGAACAACAGTAGGTAAATTACCGTCAGTAACATTAACACCGATAGTTTGAGGTGTTACGTGAATAGCTCTTTGAATTAATTGTTTAATAGTCATCGTATATATCATTAATTATGATTCAAATTTGTTCTATAATTAGACGAAAAAGAAAAGAGATGAGTGAACAGTCTAATTTATTGAGTAGATGATGATTATTGATGAGTAAAATAGAATCTTTATTTCTGAAATGCAATACTCTACACGATGTAAGAAATTATTTATTTTAATTAAATGGTTTAATCTCTGTTTTTTTTATTAATTTAAAGTCCTTAAAATTGTTTAGCAACTTAATCCTCCCTCAGAACATGTACTAACTAAAACAAAAACAACATGTTCATTAAAATTGATATTAAAACACAGAAAAACTCTCCAAATAAATTCCTTGTTAACTTAAAAGATCTTGATGCAGCTGTAAAGGCATGTTATCTGGGTTTAGGCACTCCTTACCAACCCATTCCCGTAGATAATTTTGTAGACTTAGATGGAAATCTATTTCCTGGTATACCTGCCAAATCTAAAATTACTATTAAACTACATTCCGAAAATAGTAATGACTATCTATATAAATTAAGTGATCCAAAACTCGTATGCTGTAAAGTAAAAAATGTAGGCAGAAAATTTAACGATAAAAATCTTGTCGCTATAAACTATTGGAAGAAGGTTTTTAAATGTAAGTCTAAAAATATTTTTAGGGCCCCAGAAGGCACCCTCTTTATCTCTCCAAATAGAGAAGGTAAATGCATTATCTCTACAAGAAAAAAAGTGCCCAACACTTTTGTTGAATATAGTATTATGTTCTCTCTAATTATAGAGCACAAAGATGGTTTTAAACGACGTTATTATTTTATTTTAGATCCAGTTGTACGTATTAGTTCTAACCCTCCTAAAGATTCATGATGAGGCATTTATTTTCTTATAGAAGAAAGTATTGTTTTTTTTATATATTTTTTTATGCAACATTATCTTTTTCTCAAAACTTTGAGAAAGCTGACAGTCTTCTGAAAATACTTGAATCAAATAATTTATCGAAAAAAGAACAAGTATTAACATTAAGAAATGTAGCCTTTTATCATCCAAATTTAAACATTGCTCTCAATTCTGCTAAACAATCGTTCAAAATTGCTCAAGAAATAAAAGAATCGTTATTACAAGCTGAAGCTTTGGAGGAGATTAGCCATATAGAACATCGCCTTGGGAACAATGGTTTATCATTACAAGCTTCCTTAACCGCATTGCAAATTTATGAGTCACTCAATATGCTGGAAAGACAAGCAGCTTCCTACTCACAATTGGCAAATAATTATATGAACGGTAAAAATTATGATTTGGCCATCAGGTATTTAAAAAAAGCCAAGTACATTTATTCAAACTCCAATAATAGTCAAAATTATGCTTTAACGAATCTAAACCTTGGAGAAGCTTATCGTTTAGCTCAACATTTAGATAGTGCCGCAACTGCTTTTCAACAAACACTAAAATTAAACAAAACTTTAAAAAATGATATCATTCAAGGCTATTCTCAAGGAAATCTTGCGATGGTATATACAACTCAAAATAAGTTGTCTCTTGCAAGACAAAACCTTAATGATGCAATCAATATACTGTCTCCTTTAAAAGATTATTATTCTAACTCTGTATATCTTGCTGAGTTGGGAAAAGTCTATAATAAAGAAGGCAAATACAAAGCTGCTGAAAATAAATTCCTGGAAGCGTTAAGCATGGCGAAACAAGCAGGTTTAAAAGAACAAATAAGAGATTTTAGTGCTTTACTCACTAGTTTTTATGAAAGTCAAAAGCAATATCCTCTAGCTTTAGAATACCAAAAATCGTATCAGGTATATCAAGACAGTTTAGTGAATAAAGAAAATATTCAAAAAATAGAACAACTTAAAGCTGGTTATGAAATTGATAAACGCGAATCTGAAATAGGTCTATTAAATACCATTAATACCAATCAGAAATTTTGGGTCATCACCTTAGCAGTTGGTGCTTCTTTGTTATTGCTATTTGCTTACTTTCTTTATCGGGGTAATAAAAGAATTAAGGTTGCAAATACGATGTTATCCAGTCAAAAAATAATTATTACAAAACGTGAACAAGAAAAGACATTACTTCTTAAAGAACTCAATCATCGTATAAAAAACAATCTACAAATGATTTCTAGCTTGCTAAACCTTCAAAGTCATGAGCTTAAAGGGCACCCTGCTAAAGAAGCTATTGTAGCAGGAAAATATCGCGTAGAAGCACTCTCTCTAGTCCATAAAAAATTATATCAGGAAGATTTAGACACACGAGTTGTACTGAGAGAGTATGTTGAAGAATTAGTACTAGGTCTTTTTTATGGATATAATGCCTCCTTTAAACCAGACTTTAAAATGGATGATATTAATGTGAGTCTAGACACAGCAGTTCCCCTAGCCTTGGTAATTAACGAAATTATTGTCAATGCTTTAAAATATGCCTATAAAAATGTTGACAACCCAAAACTAAAAATAATCATGTCACAGGATAACAACTATTTAGACATACAGATTATTGATAATGGCATAGGCTTTAATACGAACGAAGCAGAAAAAAATAATTCCTTTGGAATTAAACTTATCTACTCTTTAATTGAACAGTTAGAAGGTGTCATAAAAAAACCAGATAGTAAACATGGGACACATTGGAAGATGCATGTGAAATTAACTTAATGTAACCTAAAGTATGAGTAATCAAAAGATAAAAATCCTAATCGTAGAAGATGAATTATTAATAGCTCAAGACATTGCTAATAGGCTTACTTCTATTAACTATCAAATCGTTGGAATTGCAATTTCTGCTGAACGCGCTTTGCAATTAATTACAGAAAATAATGATATTGATATTATTTTAATTGATATTATTTTAAAAGGAGAACTTGATGGTATAGAGCTGGCAGGTATCATCAATAATAAGCATCATATTCCATTTATATTTTTAACATCACATGCAGATACACATTTAGTAGGTCGTGCTAAAAAGGTAAAGCCTTATGCCTATATGTTAAAGCCTT from Flavivirga spongiicola encodes:
- a CDS encoding YegP family protein is translated as MAKFEIYKDKRGEFRFRLKAGNGQSILASEGYAAKSGCTNGIESVRKNSKDDSRYDRLESKGGSPYFNLKATNGQVIGTSEMYSSTSAMENGIASVKKNASESSVEDLS
- a CDS encoding chymotrypsin family serine protease, with translation MKCRNLKHKVSIDKSKGYNGVYLTKNSIYCDSYSYYRSPNEKDEYNTHFTIFPTDKGNGEFKKFHISLNFSKTGISNGKIFYVKGVCTGIDDKNLTKEEKVKFEKIFKEKKEIFNEIAQQFWNKVQEVGKSYVRFNNDTKEYAYKKHIQQIKKKVEDELLSREGVTAVDIDYKVKGGVKSNELAIIVFVKNKHEVPSKLEIPKTIQGIKTDVWEGDFSAYVHTQKANPQTIKEVLVDPIANPIIGGVSVGPFDRDIYGTLGLVLDTDFGIKMLISSTHVLASGPHTKQGDPMSQPALPLGGHYPESLAGSYYMGFIGQPHNIDASLATIPIRNAESKTIQGLGNTRGHDVTFPGDDVAKYGRTTQFTSGKVVSDTFTCVINYQNFGPMTYYNQLRIQSNNPYNPFSQPGDSGSMIVNEDMEVVGMLMGGGQSNSGQYHTIANPIGDIIRTFEANGIRFI
- a CDS encoding histidine kinase dimerization/phosphoacceptor domain -containing protein, encoding MRHLFSYRRKYCFFYIFFYATLSFSQNFEKADSLLKILESNNLSKKEQVLTLRNVAFYHPNLNIALNSAKQSFKIAQEIKESLLQAEALEEISHIEHRLGNNGLSLQASLTALQIYESLNMLERQAASYSQLANNYMNGKNYDLAIRYLKKAKYIYSNSNNSQNYALTNLNLGEAYRLAQHLDSAATAFQQTLKLNKTLKNDIIQGYSQGNLAMVYTTQNKLSLARQNLNDAINILSPLKDYYSNSVYLAELGKVYNKEGKYKAAENKFLEALSMAKQAGLKEQIRDFSALLTSFYESQKQYPLALEYQKSYQVYQDSLVNKENIQKIEQLKAGYEIDKRESEIGLLNTINTNQKFWVITLAVGASLLLLFAYFLYRGNKRIKVANTMLSSQKIIITKREQEKTLLLKELNHRIKNNLQMISSLLNLQSHELKGHPAKEAIVAGKYRVEALSLVHKKLYQEDLDTRVVLREYVEELVLGLFYGYNASFKPDFKMDDINVSLDTAVPLALVINEIIVNALKYAYKNVDNPKLKIIMSQDNNYLDIQIIDNGIGFNTNEAEKNNSFGIKLIYSLIEQLEGVIKKPDSKHGTHWKMHVKLT